The genomic DNA TGAAACTCCCCGTAATCGGTCATACTATCTCCGATGAATATTTTATCAACATCGTATAGCTCAGCATGCTCAAAAATACTCTTTTTTGTAAAATAATAAGCAGCGCTTTTTTGCATTGATGCAGCTTGGGCATGATTGATTCCGTCCATTTGGGATGCGACCAAACCCCCGTATCCAAGAAATAGCGCATTTAAAAATAACGACACGAATAATAGTACTTTCATTTTTTTCAATACGGACACTTCCTATTCTTATCATCACTATCCTTTGTTTCATTAATATAACCAAGTCACTCGAAACAATGCCTCTTCGGCATCCATGATAGGGAAGACACTCGAACCCAAAAGAGTAGCCAATCCCATTCTCATTCCCCGTCCACAAGCATACATTGTAGACAACTAAAATATTAGGAGGATTGTAGCATTGATCTGTATTCATTGTGGCAATGAGCAACGGGCTGGGCGCTTTTGTGGAAATTGTGGGAAGCGGCTGGGTAAACATATTGTTCCGCCAACTGTAGCAGTTGAGGCAAATGTCCATATTGAAAAGCTAAAAACCCAATCGAAAATGTACGGTGCTTATTTCATCGAACACGTAAAAAAACCTTCGCTGATCCACACTCGTGGAGAAACCGCCTTTTCAAATGGGCTCGTGAATATCCTGTTGTTGGGTATCCTAATCTCCTGTTCCCTCTACACCTTTACACGAGGGCTGTCCGAAAGCATAACTCCAGGTTTCTTTTCCTTTTTCGGTGGCATGCTCATTTTCACACTCGCCACGATGGGCATTGCTTTGTTAGCGTTGGTACTCATCACAACCTTTTTCGGCCCACCGCATTCATTCAAAGCGATGGTTGGCTTGTACGGCGCACATTTGTCGCCTCTGTTAATTGGTGCCGTAGTCTCTCTCTTACTGATGTTCGTCAAATCTTTACTGTACGGCAATCTCGTGTTGGGCATCGTTTTTATACTGGCCGTCTTCATCTTACCGCTCTATTTAATGAGCTTTTTATTGACACAAAATCCGACAAACATAGACCCGCTCTATGGATTCATGCTGTATATCGTAACCTTCACTGTTCTTTTCATCCTACTCATGGCGATCCTGACTGACTCGATGATTAGCGACTATTTGACGGGATTGCTGTATTGGTTGCGCTGATAGCGGCGTAGCTTCGAAGCGCGCAATCTGGCTCGCAAACCGCGCATTTACACTCACGAACCGCGCAATTCGGACCGCAAACCACGCATTCGCACTCGCGAACCGCGCAATTCGGATCGCAAACCACGCATTCACAATCACGAACCGCGCAATTCGGACCGCAAACCGCGCATTCACAATCACGAACCGCGCAATTCGGACCGCAAACCACGCATTCACAATCACGAACCGCGCAATTTAGCTCGCGAACCACGCATTCAAACTCACGAACCGCGCAATTCGGATCGCAAACCACGCATTCACAATCACGAACCGCGCAATTCGGACCGCAAACCACGCATTCACAATCACGAACCGCGCAATTCGGATCGCAAACCGCGCATTCACAATCACGAACCGCGCAATTCGGCTCGCGAACCGCGCATTCACAATCACGAACCGCGCAATTCGGACCGCAAACCGCGCATTCACACTCGCAAACCGCGCAATTTGGCTCGCGAACCACGCATTCATCACCCCACCACCACAATCAATCATAGTCAGAACCCTCTAACTCCTCTATAATTTACATATACACACGACCAACAAGGGGGACTTCACATGAACACGCACAAAATTACAATGATGGACGCCTATCTCATTGAAACGCTACGTAGCAACGGAATTTCAAATGCAGATTTACTCGCACAGCTTGCCAACAATACAACAGAATCTTGGACAGCAATCGACGACACATTCGACTCTGCTGCACTACTGACACTCTACACACAAGATCCGTCTGCCTTTTCCGCCATTCTGGCAGACGGTTATAACGTGAAATTCATGACCATCAACGGCTTACGAAATCTATTGAGAATGCGGTTTGACAAAGTCGAAACCCGTGATTACCAGCTGACGGATAGCGGAATCATTCAACTCACCTTTGACATGCAACAGCTACCTACCTTACAACAAATGCTCTCGAAAAATTGGGCGATTCAAGAAACACCTCATCAAGATAGTAGCCATTCCACAATACAAATTAGCATTCTTGCAGCAACCCTTAACTAAGTGAGCTCCTATACTGATTGACAACCTTAAGGATTTGGAAAGTTAAAAAAGCCTAATTCCTCTGTTTTTTTGAGGAATTAGGCTTTTGATCTTCCAAAAACGCGCCCGATTGAGGAAGATTAGACCACTACATTTCAGTCATCTTAAATCTTAGAATCGTCTTTAATTTTTCTAATCTTTTAAGTTTGTTTTGACTACAGAATTATTCCATCAAAGCAAATGTTTCGGGTTCGATTACTAAAAAATTAAGCTATGTAAATGGAATTAGTGTTTTTTCGTTTTTAATTATGATTTCCGCAAAATCTTCTCCATCGCTTTTCCCTTTGCTAATTCGAGTTCTGGCACCGATAAACTGTAAGTAATTTATAACTCAATGAGAATCTGGTGCAACTCCTTCTGTCGATACTATATGGTTTTGCAATTGAAAAAACACTCTTATTTAAGTGCTTTAATTTCTTTTATTTTCATTGCATGAAAGTCAATTTTCGACTTAATTTGCGCCCTCGTCTCATCGCATAAACAATCTTTAATAATGATGCTATTGTAACGATATCTTAAGGTATGCCAAAATAGAATCACCCTTTTATGTATAGTCAAATTACCACCTCTAGTCGATAATCGTACAGGGGTCCTTTACGGTAGCTGGCAAGCATTGTCAATGACAGTAGCCCCTATAGCTTTGCGTCACTACTTTTCAGTAGTTTTGCCCTCATACGTGTTGTCTAATCAGTATAACCTAATTAGAAATTACATTCTACATGGACGCTTGACAAAGGAAGGTAGTATGTACTAACCCAATAGAAGATTACACACAAAAAGACCCATGTTCTCTGCTGTCCATAACAAGATGGCCAATAGAAAACATGGATCTCTTCATTACATAGTCGCTTGCATTTGGATATCTAGTAGATTACCAAATACTCCATCTTTCTCTTGCGCTAGCTGCTGATAATTGCCTGCTTGAATAATTTCTCCGTCTTCCATAACCAATACTTGATCTGCGTTACGAATTGTGGATAGACGGTGTGCAATGACAATAATGGTCATCGTACCTTTTAATCGTTCGATGGCCTCTTGAATCTTTGCCTCGTTTTCTACGTCTAATGCACTCGTAGCTTCGTCTAAAACAAGAATAGATGGCTTTCGTAAAATGGCCCGGGCCAATACCAGACGTTGCCTTTCTCCACCTGATAGCCGAATTCCTCGATCGCCTATATGCGTATCCAATCCTTGTGGTAGCTTCCGAACAAAGTCAGCAGCCGCGGCAAACTCTAATGCCTCCCAAATGGTTTCTCGCGTTGCCTGCTGATCAATAATCATTAAATTTTCCCGAATCGTTGCGTTAAATAGAAACGGATCCTGCGGGATATAACTAATCGATTTTCTAAATGCGACCAAATTATCTTGCGTAAGTGGTTCAAAGTCAACGGTGACGACTCCCTCATTCGTTTGATTTAAGCCCATTAATAGATCGATTAAAGTACTTTTCCCAGCTCCAGATCCCCCTACTACAGCCGTCATGCGGTTGGCAGGAATGTGCACATTGATATTTTTCAATGCATACGTGTCTCCATTTTGATCGTACCTAAAGTACACATCTTGACAATGTAAACCATATTGAATAGCCAACGGTTTTATATTTTTCAGATCCTGCTCTCGTAACTCATTTGCTTCAGAGCATTCATGTTGTAAATCCAATAATGCTTTTAATGAAGGGATTGTGGCGCCTAGTTGTTCTAAATTCGTTTGAATCCCCGAAATCCTAGGCCATAGCCTTGCAAAAATAAGCATAACCAACATAATCTGCGCCGTTTGAGCTGTAAACATCTTGATTGAAAAGAAGACAAATATAGCAATGAGTAAAGTCGAAACCATTTTAAAAATCATTTGCGAAGTTGCACTTAAAGTCGTTAACTTTACCCTATTTTGCTCGATTTTTTTTGTTAAAGAGAAAAACTCCTGCATATGGGATTCCTCTAGCGAATTACTTTTAATATCTTTCATTCCATTAAAGTGATCCGTGATACCCGCTAAATAGGTTTGTGTTAACTGAACAGTTTCTTTTCCTAGTGATTGCGACTTATGAACGAACTTTCTAGAAGCAAGGATCAGAATGACGCCAAATAATAAAATAAAACTCGTCATTTTAACCGATAAGTAAAAGGCAATCGCGATTTGGATAAATGTAAAAACGAGCGAAGATATAAATTGTAAAAACAAGTAAATACCGGCACTCACATTATACATTTCATTTGTCATAATATGTATAATATCTGATTTCCTTTTTTTAAGATA from Sporosarcina sp. FSL K6-1522 includes the following:
- a CDS encoding CHY zinc finger protein — protein: MICIHCGNEQRAGRFCGNCGKRLGKHIVPPTVAVEANVHIEKLKTQSKMYGAYFIEHVKKPSLIHTRGETAFSNGLVNILLLGILISCSLYTFTRGLSESITPGFFSFFGGMLIFTLATMGIALLALVLITTFFGPPHSFKAMVGLYGAHLSPLLIGAVVSLLLMFVKSLLYGNLVLGIVFILAVFILPLYLMSFLLTQNPTNIDPLYGFMLYIVTFTVLFILLMAILTDSMISDYLTGLLYWLR
- a CDS encoding ABC transporter ATP-binding protein → MKHLLYFTKQIYTYSGKILVINLICMMFIGLLDGVGIFLVIPLIGLTGIMDVSTEELSFLSWITKFFLGIPETISLLIILGVYVLLMLGQGLFKRNQTILGARIQQGFIRQLKNETYSSLLQAKWGFYLKKRKSDIIHIMTNEMYNVSAGIYLFLQFISSLVFTFIQIAIAFYLSVKMTSFILLFGVILILASRKFVHKSQSLGKETVQLTQTYLAGITDHFNGMKDIKSNSLEESHMQEFFSLTKKIEQNRVKLTTLSATSQMIFKMVSTLLIAIFVFFSIKMFTAQTAQIMLVMLIFARLWPRISGIQTNLEQLGATIPSLKALLDLQHECSEANELREQDLKNIKPLAIQYGLHCQDVYFRYDQNGDTYALKNINVHIPANRMTAVVGGSGAGKSTLIDLLMGLNQTNEGVVTVDFEPLTQDNLVAFRKSISYIPQDPFLFNATIRENLMIIDQQATRETIWEALEFAAAADFVRKLPQGLDTHIGDRGIRLSGGERQRLVLARAILRKPSILVLDEATSALDVENEAKIQEAIERLKGTMTIIVIAHRLSTIRNADQVLVMEDGEIIQAGNYQQLAQEKDGVFGNLLDIQMQATM